In Ilumatobacter fluminis, the following proteins share a genomic window:
- the eno gene encoding phosphopyruvate hydratase, which translates to MTEIVHVLGREILDSRGNPTVEVDIVLDSGVVGRAAVPSGASTGEHEAVELRDGGDRYGGKGVQNAVGFVNTEFRDLLLGADPFDQRAIDLALLDLDGTDNKGRVGANAILGTSLAVAKAAASDADIPLYRHVGGANAHVLPVPMMNVLNGGVHADNSVDFQEFMIMPVGAASFSEALQMGTQTYHVLKKVLHDKGLSTAVGDEGGFAPDLATNEDAIKLLLEAVEAAGYTPGDDIAIALDPAVSELYRDGAYHLEGEGKVLSSNELAEYWARIVDTYPVVSIEDGMQEDDWDGWAALTAAIGGRCQLVGDDLFVTNVRRLQTGIDQSVANSILVKVNQIGSLTETLDTVELATRHSYTAVMSHRSGETEDSTIADLAVATNCGQIKTGAPARSDRVAKYNQLLRIEAELGETAEFRGRAALAPR; encoded by the coding sequence ATGACTGAGATCGTCCATGTTCTGGGCCGTGAAATCCTCGACTCGCGAGGCAACCCCACCGTCGAGGTCGACATCGTGCTCGACAGCGGTGTCGTCGGCCGGGCCGCCGTGCCGAGTGGCGCCTCGACCGGCGAGCACGAGGCCGTCGAGCTGCGCGACGGCGGCGACCGCTACGGCGGCAAGGGCGTCCAGAACGCCGTGGGATTCGTGAACACCGAGTTCCGCGACCTCCTCCTCGGCGCCGACCCGTTCGACCAGCGCGCCATCGATCTCGCGCTGCTCGATCTCGACGGCACCGACAACAAGGGACGTGTGGGCGCCAATGCGATCCTCGGCACCAGCCTGGCGGTGGCCAAGGCGGCGGCGTCCGACGCCGACATCCCGCTCTACCGCCACGTCGGCGGCGCGAACGCACACGTTCTCCCTGTCCCGATGATGAACGTCCTCAACGGCGGCGTCCACGCCGACAACTCGGTCGACTTCCAGGAGTTCATGATCATGCCCGTCGGCGCGGCCTCGTTCAGCGAGGCGTTGCAGATGGGCACCCAGACGTACCACGTCCTCAAGAAGGTCCTGCACGACAAAGGGCTCAGCACGGCCGTCGGCGACGAGGGCGGCTTCGCCCCCGACCTGGCGACGAACGAGGACGCCATCAAGCTGTTGCTCGAGGCCGTCGAGGCCGCCGGCTATACCCCGGGCGACGACATCGCGATCGCGCTCGACCCCGCCGTGAGCGAGCTGTACCGGGACGGCGCCTATCACCTCGAGGGCGAGGGCAAGGTCTTGTCGTCGAACGAGCTCGCCGAGTATTGGGCGCGCATCGTCGACACCTACCCCGTCGTGTCGATCGAAGACGGTATGCAGGAAGACGACTGGGACGGCTGGGCAGCACTCACCGCAGCCATCGGAGGCCGCTGCCAGCTGGTCGGCGACGACCTGTTCGTGACGAACGTTCGCCGCCTCCAGACCGGCATCGACCAGTCGGTCGCCAACTCGATCCTCGTGAAGGTGAACCAGATCGGTTCGCTCACCGAGACGCTCGACACCGTCGAGCTCGCGACACGCCACTCGTACACGGCCGTGATGTCGCACCGCTCGGGCGAAACCGAGGACTCGACGATCGCCGACCTCGCCGTCGCCACGAACTGCGGGCAGATCAAGACCGGTGCGCCCGCCCGTTCCGACCGCGTGGCGAAGTACAACCAGCTGCTGCGGATCGAGGCCGAACTCGGCGAGACCGCCGAGTTCCGCGGCCGAGCTGCCCTCGCGCCGCGCTGA
- a CDS encoding peptidylprolyl isomerase produces the protein MIRRAPLAVLAAAVALTGCGTFTDNDVVAEVEGAQLDNDQVKVLVGEEVGLDPDEVTVVDGETGRLIVGSFVGTEVLRADLEALDQEVPDFDDEGLGAIEALQGEFQTMINAWTQLPAEVILDDEVVAYYDQGPVDSGLVCASHILVETEAEADEVVDALADGADFAELAAATSIDTGSAAAGGSLGCYPVDQFELQFIPEFVDAALDAEIGVPTEPVESEFGYHVIYLPPADQLDPNSIFGLRLETFDDRYDITIDARFGEWDPNAIVVPVT, from the coding sequence GTGATCCGTCGCGCTCCCCTCGCCGTGCTCGCTGCTGCCGTCGCCCTCACCGGTTGTGGCACCTTCACCGACAACGACGTCGTCGCCGAGGTCGAAGGCGCCCAACTCGACAACGACCAGGTCAAGGTCCTCGTCGGCGAGGAGGTCGGTCTCGACCCCGACGAGGTCACCGTCGTCGACGGCGAGACCGGCCGGTTGATCGTCGGCTCGTTCGTGGGCACCGAGGTGCTCCGAGCCGACCTCGAGGCGCTCGACCAAGAGGTCCCCGACTTCGACGACGAGGGTCTCGGCGCAATCGAGGCCCTCCAGGGCGAGTTCCAGACGATGATCAACGCCTGGACCCAGCTCCCCGCCGAGGTCATCCTCGACGACGAGGTCGTCGCCTATTACGACCAGGGGCCTGTCGACTCCGGTCTGGTCTGCGCCTCGCACATCCTCGTCGAGACGGAGGCCGAGGCCGACGAGGTCGTCGACGCCCTCGCCGACGGCGCCGACTTCGCCGAACTCGCAGCCGCCACGTCGATCGACACCGGGTCGGCGGCGGCCGGTGGCAGCCTCGGCTGCTACCCCGTCGACCAATTCGAACTGCAGTTCATCCCCGAGTTCGTCGACGCCGCACTCGACGCCGAGATCGGTGTGCCGACCGAGCCGGTCGAATCGGAGTTCGGCTACCACGTGATCTACCTGCCGCCCGCCGACCAGCTCGACCCCAACTCGATCTTCGGTCTCCGACTCGAGACGTTCGACGACCGCTACGACATCACGATCGACGCTCGTTTCGGCGAGTGGGATCCGAACGCGATCGTCGTGCCCGTGACGTGA
- the mazG gene encoding nucleoside triphosphate pyrophosphohydrolase, which produces MNGDRPRIVIVGLGPGGEQHVTTETLTAIERADHRFLRTAVHPSAHLVPDPITFDDVYESADAFDDVYHEIARRLIAAADVDGEILYAVPGSPLVLERTVRYLRDQHEVAIEILPAVSFLDVAWARLGIDPVETGVTLIDGHEFATAAADANGAVLVAHAHANWVLSEIKLSVDDPSGALDDMPAVLLQSLGTPDERIVATTWSEIDRTVEADHLTSLYLPEFRAGPGAGYVRFHQLARTLREQCPWDIEQTHQTLVPFLIEESYEVVDAIQALDPDDPTTDEELIEELGDLLYQIEFHATIAEQEGRFTIDDVTTGIHDKLVRRHPHVFATTEVEDSEDVAANWEAIKRAEKGRTSVFDGVPSSLPSLSYAHQVQRKAAKVGFDWPDVHGAVPKIAEETDEVMAAHADDDADATADEIGDLLFAVVNVARHLGVEPEAALRAASNKFRHRFEQVESLAREREIDLRDAGLDTLDALWDEIKQR; this is translated from the coding sequence ATGAACGGCGACCGGCCCCGCATCGTCATCGTCGGGCTCGGTCCCGGCGGCGAGCAGCACGTCACGACCGAAACGCTGACGGCGATCGAGCGCGCCGACCACCGCTTCCTGCGCACCGCCGTCCACCCGTCGGCGCACCTCGTGCCCGACCCGATCACCTTCGACGACGTCTACGAATCGGCCGACGCCTTCGACGACGTCTACCACGAGATCGCTCGACGGCTGATCGCCGCCGCCGATGTCGACGGCGAGATCCTCTACGCGGTGCCGGGTTCGCCGCTCGTGCTCGAGCGCACCGTTCGGTATCTACGCGATCAGCACGAGGTCGCGATCGAGATCCTGCCCGCCGTGTCGTTCCTCGACGTGGCGTGGGCCCGGCTCGGCATCGACCCGGTCGAGACAGGCGTCACCCTGATCGACGGGCACGAGTTCGCGACCGCTGCCGCCGACGCGAACGGCGCCGTGCTCGTCGCCCACGCCCACGCCAACTGGGTGCTCTCCGAGATCAAGCTGAGCGTCGACGACCCGTCCGGTGCGCTCGACGACATGCCGGCGGTGCTGCTCCAGTCGCTCGGCACGCCCGACGAACGCATCGTGGCGACCACCTGGTCCGAGATCGACCGCACCGTCGAGGCCGACCACCTGACGTCGCTCTACCTCCCCGAGTTCCGAGCCGGTCCGGGAGCGGGCTACGTGCGGTTCCATCAACTCGCACGGACGCTGCGTGAACAGTGTCCGTGGGACATCGAGCAGACCCACCAGACCCTTGTCCCGTTCCTCATCGAGGAGTCGTACGAGGTCGTCGACGCCATCCAGGCCCTCGACCCGGATGACCCGACCACCGACGAGGAACTGATCGAGGAACTCGGCGATCTGCTGTACCAGATCGAGTTCCACGCCACGATCGCCGAGCAGGAGGGCCGCTTCACGATCGACGACGTCACGACCGGCATCCACGACAAGCTCGTCCGGCGTCACCCGCACGTGTTCGCGACGACCGAGGTCGAGGACAGCGAGGACGTGGCTGCCAACTGGGAGGCGATCAAGCGGGCCGAGAAGGGCCGCACCTCGGTGTTCGACGGTGTGCCGTCGTCGCTGCCGTCGCTGTCGTACGCCCACCAGGTGCAGCGCAAGGCGGCCAAGGTCGGCTTCGACTGGCCGGATGTGCACGGTGCGGTCCCGAAGATCGCCGAGGAGACCGACGAGGTCATGGCGGCGCACGCTGACGACGACGCCGACGCGACCGCCGACGAGATCGGCGACCTGCTGTTCGCCGTCGTCAACGTGGCGCGGCACCTCGGGGTCGAACCGGAGGCGGCGCTGCGGGCGGCGTCGAACAAGTTCCGTCACCGTTTCGAGCAGGTGGAGTCACTCGCCCGGGAGCGAGAGATCGACCTCCGAGACGCCGGCCTCGACACCCTCGACGCCCTCTGGGACGAGATCAAGCAGCGCTGA
- a CDS encoding DUF4032 domain-containing protein produces MRLQVAHPDQHEAIVDLPYLEPLESWNMPNVHRVLGLHRHVVKLLEFGSVSYVVKEIPDHLAEREYRLLRWVADQRLPTAEAVALVTEREIGDGLVITRHLDYSLPYRSLLMGRGLEIPYLGDRLLDAMVALLVRIHLNGLYWGDCSLSNILFRRDAGALQAYIIDLETAERYDSLSDGQRSMDVMIATDNMAGGLLDLQAGGRLKDGIDPITVALAVEERYHALWHEITAPASARIGDAQPMRDRLDRLHALGFAIEEMEVVTGADGKTLNFVPKVVEHGYHREQLQSLTGLRAGDNQARRMLQDIKQYQAFLRTEKGASVPLNVAAVRWLDRVFEPVMAAIPPEMFERLQPAEIFHQLLEHRWYMAEQTGLDLPLINVLDDYLQLLADAPEERVSLDDKFLAEGPDATGEIRIPALDDDLQEMPSETTRETDEGPETN; encoded by the coding sequence ATGCGCCTCCAGGTCGCTCATCCGGATCAGCACGAGGCGATCGTCGACCTCCCCTACCTCGAGCCACTCGAGTCGTGGAACATGCCGAACGTGCACCGCGTGCTCGGGCTGCACCGCCACGTCGTGAAACTGCTCGAGTTCGGCTCGGTGTCGTACGTCGTGAAGGAGATCCCCGATCACCTCGCCGAACGCGAGTACCGCCTCCTGCGGTGGGTCGCCGATCAGCGCCTGCCGACGGCCGAAGCGGTCGCGCTGGTGACCGAGCGCGAGATCGGCGACGGGCTCGTCATCACCCGCCACCTCGACTACTCGTTGCCGTACCGCTCGCTGCTCATGGGCCGGGGTCTCGAGATCCCCTACCTCGGCGACCGTCTGCTCGACGCGATGGTCGCCCTGTTGGTCCGCATCCACCTGAACGGCCTGTACTGGGGCGACTGCTCGCTGTCGAACATCCTGTTCCGGCGCGACGCCGGAGCGCTCCAGGCGTACATCATCGACCTCGAGACCGCGGAGCGGTACGACAGCCTCTCGGACGGGCAGCGCTCGATGGACGTCATGATCGCGACCGACAACATGGCTGGAGGACTGCTCGACCTGCAGGCCGGTGGTCGCCTGAAAGACGGCATCGACCCGATCACGGTCGCGCTCGCCGTCGAGGAGCGGTACCACGCCCTGTGGCACGAGATCACGGCACCGGCGAGTGCCCGTATCGGCGATGCACAGCCGATGCGCGACCGGCTCGACCGGCTGCATGCGCTCGGGTTCGCGATCGAGGAGATGGAGGTCGTCACCGGCGCCGACGGCAAGACGCTCAACTTCGTCCCGAAGGTGGTCGAACACGGCTACCACCGTGAACAGCTCCAGAGCCTCACCGGGTTGCGCGCCGGCGACAACCAGGCGCGACGGATGCTGCAGGACATCAAGCAGTACCAGGCGTTCCTCCGGACCGAGAAGGGGGCATCGGTACCCCTGAACGTCGCCGCAGTGCGTTGGCTCGACCGGGTGTTCGAACCCGTGATGGCCGCCATCCCACCCGAGATGTTCGAACGCCTGCAGCCCGCCGAGATCTTCCACCAGCTCCTCGAGCACCGCTGGTACATGGCCGAACAGACCGGTCTCGACCTGCCCCTCATCAATGTGCTCGACGACTACCTCCAGCTACTCGCCGACGCGCCGGAGGAACGGGTCAGCCTCGACGACAAGTTCCTCGCCGAAGGACCCGACGCGACCGGGGAGATCCGGATTCCGGCCCTCGACGACGACCTCCAGGAAATGCCCTCGGAAACAACCCGGGAAACGGACGAAGGACCCGAGACGAACTGA